A window of Trichomycterus rosablanca isolate fTriRos1 chromosome 5, fTriRos1.hap1, whole genome shotgun sequence contains these coding sequences:
- the csgalnact2 gene encoding chondroitin sulfate N-acetylgalactosaminyltransferase 2: protein MPRRGLPLQVRVRWLLLGIFFVLVFLFFAYLLECTPPADVSHVLPGLGAEPYGKEYYQALLQEQEERHLSRAASLKRQIAQLKQELQEMNDKLKSLQEKKEGPGPQIGLVDGKDQEPSDLLEFLHSQIDKAEVNTGARLPSEYALVPFESFTTSKVYQLEMGLTRHPEEKPVRKDRRDELVEVIEAGLDVLNNPDEEDGQEEDIPMQRQTFTESHFLEGLYRTERDKGTLYELYFAKENSHEFRHVTLFRPFGPLMKVRSTSVDTASTIINIIVPLSGRTEAFVQFLHNFREVCLRQDKRVHLTVVYFGQEGLQEVKSSLQKLSSEESFNNYTLVPVDEDFSRGRGLDIGAHAWTKGTDVLMFFCDVDIYFTLEFLSTCRLNTSPGKRVFYPVVFSLYNPAIVYGNLELAPPIEHQLIHKKDAGFWRDFGFGMTCQYRSDFLNIGGFDLEVKGWGVEDVHLYRKYLRSELIVIRTPVSGLFHLWHEKLCADELTPEQYRMCIQSKAMNEASHSHLGMLVFREEIENHLRKQAYKSQSRAED from the exons ATGCCCAGACGAGGGTTGCCACTGCAGGTCCGGGTGCGCTGGCTCCTCCTGGGTATATTCTTCGTACTTGTCTTTCTGTTCTTTGCCTACTTGCTGGAATGCACTCCGCCTGCAGATGTGAGTCATGTGTTGCCTGGTCTTGGAGCAGAACCTTACGGTAAGGAATATTACCAGGCCCTGCTGCAAGAACAGGAGGAGCGGCACCTCAGCAGAGCAGCCAGCCTCAAGAGGCAGATTGCCCAGCTCAAGCAGGAGCTGCAGGAAATGAATGACAAGCTGAAAAGCCTGCAGGAGAAAAAAGAGGGACCTGGGCCACAAATTGGCCTGGTTGATGGCAAAGACCAAGAACCCAGTGACCTGCTAGAATTCTTACATTCACAGATCGATAAGGCAGAGGTGAATACAGGAGCCAGGCTCCCCAGTGAGTATGCTTTAGTGCCTTTCGAAAGCTTTACAACCTCTAAGGTCTATCAGCTGGAGATGGGCCTGACTCGACATCCTGAGGAAAAGCCTGTACGTAAGGACAGGCGAGATGAACTCGTGGAAGTAATTGAGGCAGGTCTGGATGTTCTAAACAACCCAGATGAAGAGGATGGCCAGGAGGAGGATATTCCAATGCAGAGGCAGACTTTTACAGAGAGCCATTTTCTCGAGG GGCTTTACAGGACTGAGCGGGACAAAGGTACACTGTACGAGCTCTACTTTGCAAAAGAGAACTCCCATGAATTCCGTCACGTAACCCTCTTCCGTCCATTTGGTCCGCTGATGAAAGTGAGGAGCACATCTGTGGACACAGCCAGCACAAtcattaacattatagtgcCTCTGTCCGGCAGAACGGAAGCTTTTGTACAATTTCTACACAATTTCAG GGAGGTTTGTTTACGTCAGGACAAACGAGTGCACCTTACAGTGGTCTACTTCGGGCAAGAGGGCTTGCAGGAGGTGAAGTCATCATTACAAAAACTGTCAAG TGAGGAGAGTTTCAACAACTACACTCTTGTTCCTGTGGACGAGGACTTTTCCCGTGGCAGAGGGCTGGACATTGGTGCTCACGCATGGACGAAAGGGACAGATGTGTTGATGTTCTTCTGCGACGTAGATATTTATTTCACACTTGAATTCCTCAGTACCTGCCGCCTCAACACATCACCAG GCAAACGAGTGTTTTACCCAGTAGTATTCAGTCTTTATAATCCTGCTATTGTATATGGAAACCTTGAATTGGCTCCGCCCATTGAACATCAGCTG ATACATAAAAAAGATGCTGGATTCTGGAGGGACTTTGGATTTGGGATGACGTGTCAGTATCGCTCTGACTTCCTCAACATTG GAGGATTTGATCTAGAAGTGAAGGGTTGGGGAGTAGAGGATGTCCACTTATATAGGAAGTATCTGCGGAGCGAGCTGATAGTGATACGCACTCCTGTGTCGGGTCTTTTCCACCTGTGGCATGAGAAGCTGTGCGCAGATGAGTTGACTCCAGAACAGTACCGCATGTGCATCCAGTCCAAAGCTATGAACGAGGCATCTCACTCACATCTGGGCATGTTGGTGTTTCGAGAAGAGATCGAAAACCACCTCCGCAAGCAGGCCTACAAGAGCCAGAGCAGGGCAGAGGATTGA